A genome region from Ralstonia solanacearum K60 includes the following:
- a CDS encoding formate dehydrogenase subunit gamma: protein MIACWKPLATALLLGGAAALASAQQPASAPAAAPVNPAVQPAQPFPNVVSENVFNLPRRDLAKEAQDQTARRVTQPGNSAPFWREVNSDQANYASLPGLETGVLIQRTGQKWRLFRNGVITVWGGWLVVLVPLAILGVFLLKGQIRLKEAPTGRKIERFTPTERYVHWTMAISFVTLGVSGIAMLWGKHFLLPLMGHQLFGWLTYVLKTLHNLVGPLFTVSIIVAFAMWARDNLPRRGDLHWLLRLGGMFGAHGAEVPSHRFNAGEKLWFWGGLVVLGLILSASGWVLDRIVPGVDYYRSTMQLAEIIHAIAAVGMICMSLGHIYIGTIGMEGAYRAMRDGYVDEAWAREHHALWYDDIQAGKIPAQRSRPPEPPEPREQPAKG, encoded by the coding sequence ATGATTGCCTGCTGGAAACCCCTGGCGACGGCGTTGCTGCTGGGCGGCGCGGCGGCGCTCGCATCGGCGCAGCAGCCGGCCAGCGCGCCGGCCGCCGCGCCGGTCAATCCGGCCGTGCAGCCCGCGCAGCCGTTCCCCAACGTGGTGTCCGAGAATGTCTTCAACCTGCCCCGGCGCGACCTGGCCAAGGAAGCGCAGGACCAGACCGCGCGCCGCGTCACGCAGCCTGGCAACAGCGCGCCGTTCTGGCGCGAGGTCAACTCCGACCAGGCCAACTACGCCAGCCTGCCCGGGCTGGAGACCGGCGTGCTGATCCAGCGCACGGGCCAGAAATGGCGGCTGTTCCGCAACGGTGTCATCACCGTGTGGGGCGGCTGGCTGGTGGTGCTGGTGCCGCTGGCGATCCTGGGGGTCTTCCTGTTGAAGGGCCAGATCCGCCTGAAGGAAGCGCCCACCGGCCGCAAGATCGAACGGTTCACGCCCACCGAGCGCTATGTGCACTGGACCATGGCGATCTCGTTCGTCACGCTGGGCGTCTCCGGCATCGCGATGCTGTGGGGCAAGCACTTCCTGCTGCCGCTGATGGGGCACCAGCTGTTCGGCTGGCTGACCTATGTGCTGAAGACCCTGCACAACCTGGTGGGGCCGTTGTTCACGGTCAGCATCATCGTCGCCTTCGCGATGTGGGCGCGCGACAACCTGCCGCGCCGCGGCGATCTGCACTGGCTGCTGCGCCTGGGCGGCATGTTCGGCGCGCACGGCGCCGAGGTGCCGTCGCACCGCTTCAACGCAGGCGAAAAACTGTGGTTCTGGGGCGGGCTGGTGGTGCTTGGGCTGATCCTGTCGGCCTCGGGCTGGGTGCTGGACCGCATCGTGCCGGGTGTCGATTACTACCGCAGCACGATGCAGCTCGCCGAGATCATCCACGCCATCGCGGCGGTGGGCATGATCTGCATGTCGCTGGGCCACATCTACATCGGCACGATCGGCATGGAAGGCGCTTACCGCGCCATGCGCGACGGCTACGTCGACGAGGCCTGGGCGCGGGAGCACCACGCGCTCTGGTACGACGACATCCAGGCCGGCAAGATCCCCGCGCAGCGCTCCAGGCCGCCCGAACCGCCCGAACCGCGCGAGCAGCCGGCCAAGGGCTGA
- a CDS encoding CRISPR-associated helicase/endonuclease Cas3: MEKGAAQYFAYWGKARMQEGSSQLYHLLVFHALDVAACGAELLRLPRFSLAPLAAELGWPLRVVEKIFIWFLALHDLGKFARAFQNLAPGLSPDLVSPDPKKQYSRRHDTLGWLLWQERAACLGASLPDPVHGFWAAWVQTAVGHHGMPPQETAEGGLLPLQSCTFYLPEDMDAAVAFANAVAPFLLPSDIPVPGRAQRQTLLRHAWRLAGLAVLADWLGSNQEHFRYCVHPQDLSVYWCEVAQPAAARAVRLAGLSDQAISPWQGSQALFPYLVSPTPLQQYAETVLLAQGPQLFLLEDVTGAGKTEAAMMLAHRLMAAGHAHGIYFALPSMATANQIYRRTAAMYRRLYQAGTAPSLVLSHGARQLVDDFRRSVLEPQAHDDDFGYGREESSASAQCSAWLADNRKKALLADVGVGTLDQALLAVLPARHQALRLLGLSGKVLLVDEVHAYDPYMHTLLCRLLTAHARQGGSVLLLSATLPTGMRAELIAAFQAGCGREGMEPAADTRYPLATHVHAEVSTHACATRPQLVRKVAVAPFHAEQAAVERVINEARAGRCICWIRNTVDDARHAFMALQAHLPAPSLALFHSRFAMGDRLAIEAAALDRFGKASTAAQRRGQVLIATQVVEQSLDLDFDIMISDHAPIDLLIQRAGRLQRHARHGDGEPAADGCERRPAPTLYLLCPENTDTPASDWYAALFPKARYVYPDVGKLWLTQRALLAAGQIVSPGGPGEDGAVRSLVEAVYGPEADSIPDALLPATQERMGKDMAAVSQAHFNALTLERGYCTDSSRHWYEDTQTPTRLSDETCEIYLAREEGGGLVPFVAASDFPWEHAAVRVRAGTVGTLSECWQARFGPAIDALRKRHRLLADPALVLPLVQEDGQWVGYCEHNGKPQRIEYDDVLGLRI, encoded by the coding sequence ATGGAAAAAGGGGCGGCGCAATACTTTGCCTATTGGGGCAAGGCACGCATGCAGGAAGGTAGCAGTCAGCTTTATCACCTTCTTGTCTTTCATGCCTTGGATGTCGCAGCTTGCGGCGCGGAGTTGCTGCGCCTGCCCCGGTTTTCTCTTGCGCCCCTGGCTGCGGAACTCGGTTGGCCATTGCGGGTTGTCGAAAAGATATTCATCTGGTTTCTGGCGCTGCACGATCTTGGCAAGTTTGCACGCGCTTTTCAAAATCTGGCGCCGGGGTTATCGCCCGATCTCGTCTCTCCTGATCCGAAAAAACAGTATTCACGGCGGCATGACACGCTAGGCTGGTTGCTGTGGCAGGAGCGTGCCGCGTGTCTGGGGGCAAGCCTTCCCGACCCGGTTCACGGCTTCTGGGCCGCGTGGGTACAAACGGCGGTCGGCCACCACGGCATGCCTCCTCAAGAGACGGCAGAGGGTGGCCTGCTACCGCTGCAATCGTGTACGTTCTATTTGCCTGAAGACATGGACGCGGCGGTCGCGTTCGCCAACGCCGTCGCCCCTTTCCTGCTGCCAAGCGATATTCCGGTCCCGGGCCGGGCGCAGCGGCAGACGCTCCTCCGGCATGCGTGGCGTTTGGCCGGCCTGGCCGTGCTGGCGGATTGGCTGGGCTCCAACCAAGAGCATTTTCGCTATTGCGTGCATCCGCAAGACTTGTCTGTGTATTGGTGTGAGGTGGCGCAGCCGGCGGCCGCCCGGGCGGTTCGCCTGGCGGGATTGTCCGATCAGGCCATCAGCCCCTGGCAAGGCTCGCAGGCGTTGTTTCCTTACCTGGTGTCGCCGACACCTTTGCAGCAATACGCGGAGACCGTGCTGCTCGCGCAGGGGCCGCAACTGTTTCTGCTGGAGGATGTAACCGGCGCCGGCAAGACCGAGGCGGCCATGATGCTCGCGCATCGCCTGATGGCGGCGGGCCACGCGCATGGCATCTATTTCGCGTTGCCGAGCATGGCCACGGCCAATCAGATCTACCGGCGGACCGCTGCGATGTACCGGCGTCTCTATCAGGCGGGGACGGCGCCATCGCTGGTGTTGTCGCATGGTGCGCGGCAACTCGTTGACGATTTCCGGCGCAGCGTGCTGGAGCCCCAGGCCCATGACGACGATTTCGGATACGGCCGGGAAGAATCCAGCGCCAGCGCGCAATGCAGCGCATGGCTGGCAGACAACCGCAAGAAAGCCCTGCTGGCCGACGTGGGTGTCGGTACGCTGGATCAGGCCTTGCTCGCTGTGCTGCCGGCCCGGCACCAGGCGCTGCGTTTGCTGGGGTTGTCCGGCAAGGTACTGCTGGTGGACGAGGTGCATGCCTACGACCCGTACATGCATACGCTGCTGTGCAGGCTGCTGACAGCGCATGCGCGACAGGGCGGCAGCGTGCTGCTGCTGTCCGCCACGCTGCCGACGGGCATGCGTGCTGAATTGATCGCGGCGTTCCAGGCGGGGTGCGGTCGAGAGGGGATGGAACCCGCAGCGGACACACGCTACCCGTTGGCCACCCACGTGCATGCCGAGGTATCCACTCACGCCTGCGCGACGCGTCCGCAACTGGTGCGCAAGGTGGCGGTGGCACCGTTTCATGCCGAGCAAGCGGCGGTCGAGCGCGTCATCAACGAAGCCCGGGCAGGCCGCTGTATCTGCTGGATTCGCAATACGGTCGATGACGCGCGGCATGCTTTCATGGCGTTGCAAGCGCATCTGCCGGCGCCATCCCTCGCACTGTTCCATAGCCGTTTTGCCATGGGCGACCGACTGGCGATCGAGGCAGCGGCGCTGGACCGCTTTGGCAAGGCTTCGACGGCGGCGCAGCGGCGCGGGCAGGTGTTGATCGCCACGCAGGTTGTGGAGCAATCGCTCGATCTGGATTTCGACATCATGATCAGCGATCATGCTCCCATCGATTTGCTGATCCAGCGTGCCGGCCGTTTGCAGCGTCATGCCCGGCACGGCGATGGCGAACCCGCCGCGGATGGCTGCGAGCGTCGCCCCGCGCCCACCCTGTATCTGCTCTGCCCGGAGAACACGGACACGCCCGCCAGCGATTGGTATGCGGCGTTGTTTCCCAAGGCGCGCTATGTGTATCCCGATGTCGGCAAGCTCTGGCTGACGCAGCGCGCCCTGCTGGCGGCCGGGCAAATTGTCAGCCCCGGCGGACCGGGAGAAGACGGCGCCGTCCGCAGCCTGGTCGAGGCCGTATACGGACCGGAGGCCGATTCCATTCCGGACGCATTGCTACCTGCCACGCAAGAACGGATGGGCAAGGACATGGCCGCCGTCAGCCAGGCCCACTTCAATGCACTCACCCTTGAGCGGGGCTATTGCACCGACAGCAGCCGCCATTGGTACGAAGACACGCAAACGCCCACGCGCCTGAGTGACGAGACTTGCGAGATTTACCTCGCGCGCGAAGAGGGCGGTGGGTTGGTGCCTTTTGTTGCGGCGTCGGATTTTCCGTGGGAGCACGCCGCCGTGCGCGTGCGTGCCGGCACGGTGGGCACGCTGTCTGAATGCTGGCAGGCAAGGTTTGGCCCGGCTATCGACGCGCTGCGCAAGCGCCATCGCCTGCTTGCCGACCCCGCTTTGGTGCTGCCACTGGTACAGGAAGACGGACAGTGGGTTGGCTATTGCGAACACAATGGAAAACCCCAACGGATCGAATATGACGATGTGCTGGGGTTGCGGATCTGA
- a CDS encoding formate dehydrogenase accessory sulfurtransferase FdhD, with protein MPLRPELTNASVPLLDEVDVVDELGHVRAVHIPGERPLTVYLDKRELVTLMTLGGAPEALVLGYLRNQRLVGSIEDIAAVQVDWETESAAVTTRAGIADLDEKTARRTVTTGCGQGTVFGSLMDEIDAVHLPPEARITQTTLYRVVDTIRLQQSIYKQAGSVHGCALFDAQGTLLMFIEDVGRHNAVDAIAGRMWLEDMGGGDKVFYTTGRLTSEMVIKGAQMGIPFLLSRSGVTQMGYQMAQRVNLTLFARCTGRHFLLYTGRERFIAEPEMAGVVGPRGELPQPAESGR; from the coding sequence ATGCCGCTGCGCCCCGAACTGACCAACGCCAGTGTTCCGCTGCTCGATGAAGTCGATGTCGTCGACGAACTGGGCCATGTGCGCGCCGTGCACATCCCCGGCGAGCGTCCGCTGACGGTCTATCTCGACAAGCGCGAACTGGTCACGCTGATGACGCTGGGCGGCGCGCCCGAGGCGCTGGTGCTCGGCTACCTGCGCAACCAGCGGCTGGTCGGCAGCATCGAAGACATCGCGGCCGTGCAGGTGGACTGGGAGACCGAGTCCGCCGCCGTCACCACCCGCGCCGGCATCGCCGACCTGGACGAAAAAACCGCGCGCCGCACCGTCACCACCGGCTGCGGGCAGGGCACCGTGTTCGGGTCGCTGATGGACGAGATCGATGCGGTCCATCTGCCGCCCGAGGCACGCATCACGCAGACCACGCTGTACCGCGTGGTCGACACCATCCGGCTGCAGCAGTCGATCTACAAGCAGGCCGGCTCGGTGCACGGCTGCGCACTGTTCGACGCGCAGGGCACGCTGCTGATGTTCATCGAGGACGTGGGCCGCCACAACGCCGTGGACGCCATCGCCGGCCGCATGTGGCTGGAGGACATGGGTGGCGGCGACAAGGTCTTCTACACCACCGGGCGCCTGACTTCGGAGATGGTCATCAAGGGTGCGCAGATGGGCATCCCGTTCCTGCTGTCGCGCTCGGGCGTCACGCAGATGGGCTACCAGATGGCGCAGCGGGTCAACCTGACGCTGTTCGCGCGCTGCACCGGACGGCATTTCCTGCTTTACACCGGGCGCGAGCGCTTCATCGCCGAGCCGGAGATGGCCGGCGTGGTCGGCCCGCGCGGGGAGCTGCCGCAGCCCGCGGAATCCGGCCGATAA
- the casA gene encoding type I-E CRISPR-associated protein Cse1/CasA gives MRETARPPLHRTCERVNPMNLLTTPWLTVLRQDGSEDVIAANAMTSGSPPVDLLAVRPDFRGALYQFLIGLLQTAYAPADQDEWRERWHQPPDLAALKAAFAPYLDAFELAGKGPAFMQDFDLPEAEQTEVAALLIDAPGGKTVRDNLDHFVHRGVVKALCPICAATALFTLQINAPSGGVGHRVSVRGGGPLTTLLLPTDPAATLWQKLWLNVMPADALAYPPVKQRGDVLPWTVPTRTSDARGVGDTTPESVHALQAYWSMPRRIRLDWSEADGACCDLCGAASDTLVRHYRTRNYGTNYTGAWLHPLTPYSLDPKGANPPLSIKGQRGGVGYRHWLGLVLGNDDHQPDAAQVVRHFQARVRLPGVRLWCFGYDMDNMKARCWYDATLPVHAVAREQQMGLAVAVKAWLDVAKEVADLLHKWVRAAWFERPGDAGPAPSVPQSFWQQSEPAFYTLLDQVAKVELSDEAALAPLHRDWLRASHGLALRLFDDWVLAAPIEGMNIERVVTARSGLSKGLNTAKPMKPLWQIVNTYEKEAA, from the coding sequence ATGCGAGAGACAGCCAGACCCCCTCTTCATCGAACTTGCGAGCGAGTAAACCCCATGAACCTACTCACCACTCCATGGTTGACGGTCCTGAGGCAGGACGGTAGCGAAGACGTTATCGCCGCCAACGCCATGACATCCGGTAGCCCACCGGTGGATCTGCTGGCGGTGCGGCCGGATTTTCGCGGCGCGCTCTATCAATTCCTGATCGGTTTGCTGCAAACGGCCTACGCGCCGGCCGACCAGGATGAATGGCGCGAGCGTTGGCACCAGCCTCCCGATCTAGCTGCGCTGAAGGCGGCTTTTGCGCCGTATCTCGATGCATTCGAGCTGGCCGGCAAGGGCCCTGCCTTCATGCAGGATTTCGATCTGCCGGAAGCAGAACAGACCGAAGTGGCGGCATTGTTGATCGATGCGCCGGGCGGCAAGACTGTTCGCGACAATCTCGATCATTTCGTGCATCGCGGCGTGGTCAAGGCGTTGTGTCCGATTTGCGCGGCGACTGCGCTGTTCACGTTGCAAATCAACGCGCCGAGCGGCGGCGTGGGGCACCGGGTGTCGGTGCGGGGCGGCGGGCCGTTGACGACGCTGTTGTTGCCCACCGATCCGGCGGCCACGCTGTGGCAAAAGCTCTGGCTGAACGTGATGCCTGCAGACGCTTTGGCATATCCGCCCGTCAAGCAGCGCGGCGATGTGCTGCCATGGACGGTACCGACCCGCACGAGCGATGCCAGGGGCGTGGGCGATACCACACCGGAAAGTGTCCATGCCTTGCAGGCGTACTGGAGCATGCCGCGCCGCATCCGGCTGGATTGGAGCGAAGCCGACGGTGCGTGCTGCGACCTCTGCGGTGCGGCATCGGACACGCTGGTGCGCCATTACCGCACGCGCAACTACGGAACCAACTACACCGGCGCTTGGCTGCATCCGCTCACGCCCTACAGCCTCGACCCAAAGGGCGCGAATCCTCCGCTGTCCATCAAAGGCCAGCGGGGTGGTGTGGGCTACCGCCACTGGCTGGGTCTGGTGCTGGGCAACGACGATCACCAGCCCGATGCCGCGCAGGTCGTGCGCCACTTCCAGGCCCGTGTGCGTCTGCCCGGCGTGCGCCTGTGGTGCTTCGGCTACGACATGGACAACATGAAGGCCCGCTGCTGGTACGACGCCACGCTTCCCGTACACGCCGTCGCGCGCGAGCAGCAGATGGGGTTGGCGGTTGCCGTGAAGGCATGGCTGGACGTGGCGAAAGAGGTGGCCGACCTGCTTCACAAATGGGTGCGGGCGGCATGGTTCGAGCGGCCCGGGGATGCCGGCCCGGCGCCATCGGTGCCGCAGAGCTTCTGGCAGCAGTCCGAGCCGGCGTTCTATACGTTGCTGGATCAGGTGGCAAAAGTCGAACTGTCCGACGAGGCTGCGCTCGCGCCATTGCACCGGGACTGGCTGCGCGCATCTCATGGGCTGGCCCTGCGTCTGTTCGATGACTGGGTGCTGGCCGCGCCCATCGAAGGCATGAACATCGAGCGCGTCGTGACTGCGCGCAGCGGTCTGAGCAAAGGCCTCAACACAGCCAAGCCGATGAAGCCGCTCTGGCAGATCGTCAACACCTATGAAAAGGAGGCCGCGTGA
- the dcd gene encoding dCTP deaminase: MSIKSDKWIRRMAEQHGMIEPFEPGQVRESEGRRIVSYGTSSYGYDIRCANEFKIFTNINSTIVDPKNFDEKSFVDFKGDVCIIPPNSFALARTMEYFRIPRTVLTVCLGKSTYARCGIIVNVTPFEPEWEGYVTLEFSNTTPLPAKIYAGEGCAQVLFFESDEPCETSYKDRGGKYQGQHGVTLPKT, from the coding sequence ATGAGCATCAAATCCGACAAGTGGATCCGCCGTATGGCGGAGCAGCACGGCATGATCGAGCCGTTCGAGCCGGGACAGGTGCGCGAGTCCGAAGGCCGCCGCATCGTCTCCTACGGCACGTCGAGCTACGGCTACGACATCCGCTGCGCCAACGAATTCAAGATTTTCACCAACATCAACAGCACCATCGTCGACCCGAAGAACTTCGACGAAAAGTCGTTCGTCGACTTCAAGGGCGACGTGTGCATCATCCCGCCGAACTCGTTCGCGCTGGCCCGCACGATGGAGTACTTCCGCATCCCGCGCACCGTGCTCACGGTGTGCCTGGGCAAGAGCACGTACGCGCGCTGCGGGATCATCGTCAACGTCACGCCGTTCGAGCCCGAGTGGGAAGGCTACGTGACGCTGGAGTTCTCCAACACCACGCCGCTGCCCGCCAAGATCTACGCCGGCGAGGGCTGCGCGCAAGTGCTGTTCTTCGAGAGCGACGAGCCGTGCGAGACGTCCTACAAGGACCGCGGCGGCAAATACCAGGGCCAGCACGGCGTCACGCTGCCGAAAACTTAG
- a CDS encoding superoxide dismutase family protein — translation MKQLVIGLAAIGLMAGCASNAGTGASTGAPAAGMSASATLAPKSGSNVQGTIKLLQQGDNRVAMAVDIAGLPPNGMFGFHVHEKGDCSAPDGMSAGGHFNPTGQPHGDPRSGPHHAGDIPMLQSDANGKAAGSIVLNGVTLAPGPTSLVGHAVIVHSGMDDYKTQPTGNSGGRIACGVIVAN, via the coding sequence ATGAAGCAACTCGTGATCGGACTTGCCGCGATCGGCCTGATGGCCGGCTGCGCCTCGAATGCCGGCACCGGCGCCAGCACCGGCGCGCCCGCCGCTGGCATGTCGGCTTCGGCCACGCTGGCGCCCAAGAGCGGCAGCAACGTGCAAGGCACCATCAAGCTGCTGCAGCAAGGCGACAACCGGGTTGCGATGGCGGTCGACATCGCGGGCCTGCCGCCCAACGGGATGTTCGGCTTCCACGTGCACGAGAAGGGCGACTGCTCCGCGCCGGACGGCATGAGCGCGGGCGGGCACTTCAACCCGACCGGCCAGCCGCACGGCGATCCGCGCTCCGGTCCGCACCATGCCGGCGACATTCCGATGCTGCAGTCCGACGCCAACGGCAAGGCCGCCGGCTCGATCGTCCTGAACGGCGTCACGCTCGCGCCCGGCCCGACCAGCCTGGTCGGCCACGCGGTGATCGTCCATTCGGGCATGGACGACTACAAGACCCAGCCGACCGGCAACTCCGGCGGGCGCATCGCCTGCGGCGTGATCGTGGCGAACTGA
- the casB gene encoding type I-E CRISPR-associated protein Cse2/CasB, producing the protein MSPHKHYLDDAQRKWVRSWWQALQPREGKSTAPAGALALLGRGDRAGLKRCSGMAELLTEGATFQLAERLLSLESAKERARFADDYDAVALVAGVLSHVSQDRANGKSVIAGLGRSGRDATPKLSEIRFRRLLQGRDLDDFYRQLVRVVQLAERTADVAQLADDALAWWRERSHAAVMPSHGVRFRWARDYYLASAESAE; encoded by the coding sequence GTGAGCCCGCATAAGCACTATCTGGATGACGCGCAGCGCAAGTGGGTACGAAGCTGGTGGCAGGCTCTGCAACCGCGCGAAGGCAAGTCCACTGCGCCAGCGGGCGCGCTGGCCCTGCTGGGCCGCGGCGATCGCGCCGGGCTCAAGCGCTGCAGTGGCATGGCTGAACTGCTGACCGAGGGTGCGACGTTCCAGCTCGCGGAGCGATTGCTGTCGCTGGAGTCCGCCAAGGAGCGCGCGCGTTTTGCCGATGATTACGATGCGGTTGCCCTGGTTGCCGGCGTGCTCTCGCATGTTTCGCAAGACAGAGCGAACGGCAAGAGCGTGATTGCCGGGTTGGGGCGCTCCGGGCGCGATGCGACGCCCAAGCTAAGCGAAATACGTTTCCGGCGCCTTCTGCAAGGGCGTGACCTGGACGATTTTTACCGCCAACTGGTTCGCGTGGTGCAGCTTGCAGAGCGCACCGCCGACGTGGCGCAACTGGCGGACGATGCGCTCGCCTGGTGGCGCGAGCGCAGCCATGCCGCCGTCATGCCCAGCCACGGCGTGCGCTTTCGCTGGGCGCGCGACTACTACCTCGCTTCCGCCGAATCCGCTGAATAA
- a CDS encoding arginine/lysine/ornithine decarboxylase yields MKFRFPVIIIDEDFRSENISGSGIRALAQAIEEEGMEVTGLTSYGDLTSFAQQSSRASTFIVSIDDDEFINPDNDKPEPEAVENLRAFVAEVRRRNADIPIFLYGETRTSRHLPNDVLRELHGFIHMFEDTPEFVARHIIREARNYLDSLPPPFFKALIDYAQDSSYSWHCPGHSGGVAFLKSPVGQVFHQFFGENMLRADVCNAVDELGQLLDHTGPVAASERNAARIFGSDHMFFVTNGTSTSNKMVWHANVAPGDIVVVDRNCHKSILHAIMMTGAIPVFLMPTRNHYGIIGPIPQSEFEPETIARKIAEHPFASQAKNKKPRILTITQGTYDGVLYNAERIKHMLSTEIDTLHFDEAWLPHAAFHPFYRDMHAIGQGRSRSKDALVFATQSTHKLLAGLSQASQILVQDSETRKLDTYRFNEAYLMHTSTSPQYSIIASCDVAAAMMEAPGGTALVEESIAEALDFRRAMRKVEQEYVGTNGGSGRGDDWWFKVWGPNDLSDEGIEEREAWMLKANERWHGFGDLAEDFNLLDPIKATIITPGLDVDGKFSESGIPAAIVTKYLAEHGIIVEKTGLYSFFIMFTIGITKGRWNSLVTELQQFKDDYDNNQPLWRVLPEFVRQYPQYERIGLRELCDGIHSVYKANDVARVTTEMYLSNMEPAMKPSDAWAKMAHRETERVAIDDLEGRITAILLTPYPPGIPLLIPGERFNRTIVQYLQFARDFNKLFPGFETDIHGLVEEEIDGKVGYFVDCVR; encoded by the coding sequence ATGAAATTCCGTTTTCCCGTCATCATCATCGACGAGGACTTCCGCTCCGAGAACATCTCCGGGTCGGGCATTCGCGCGCTGGCGCAGGCCATCGAAGAAGAGGGCATGGAGGTCACGGGCCTGACCAGCTACGGCGACCTGACCTCCTTCGCGCAGCAGTCGAGCCGCGCGTCCACCTTCATCGTCTCGATCGACGACGACGAGTTCATCAACCCGGACAACGACAAGCCCGAGCCGGAAGCGGTGGAGAACCTGCGCGCCTTCGTGGCCGAAGTGCGCCGCCGCAACGCGGATATCCCCATCTTCCTGTACGGCGAGACGCGCACCTCGCGCCACCTGCCCAACGACGTCCTGCGCGAACTGCACGGCTTCATCCACATGTTCGAGGACACGCCGGAGTTCGTGGCGCGCCACATCATCCGCGAAGCCCGCAACTACCTGGATTCGCTGCCGCCGCCGTTCTTCAAGGCGCTGATCGACTACGCGCAGGACAGCTCGTACTCGTGGCACTGCCCGGGGCACTCGGGCGGCGTGGCGTTCCTCAAGAGCCCGGTGGGCCAGGTGTTCCACCAGTTCTTCGGTGAGAACATGCTGCGCGCAGACGTTTGCAACGCGGTGGACGAACTCGGCCAACTGCTCGACCACACCGGCCCGGTGGCGGCCTCCGAGCGCAATGCCGCGCGCATCTTCGGCTCCGACCACATGTTCTTCGTCACCAACGGCACGTCCACCTCGAACAAGATGGTGTGGCACGCCAACGTGGCGCCCGGCGACATCGTGGTGGTGGACCGCAACTGCCACAAGTCGATCCTGCACGCGATCATGATGACGGGCGCGATCCCCGTGTTCCTGATGCCGACGCGCAACCACTACGGCATCATCGGCCCGATCCCGCAGAGCGAGTTCGAGCCGGAGACGATCGCCCGCAAGATCGCCGAGCACCCGTTCGCCAGCCAGGCCAAGAACAAGAAGCCGCGCATCCTGACCATCACGCAGGGCACCTACGACGGCGTGCTGTACAACGCCGAGCGCATCAAGCACATGCTGTCGACCGAGATCGACACGCTGCACTTCGACGAAGCCTGGCTGCCGCACGCCGCCTTCCATCCGTTCTACCGCGACATGCACGCCATCGGCCAGGGCCGCTCGCGCAGCAAAGACGCCCTGGTGTTCGCCACGCAGAGCACGCACAAGCTGCTGGCCGGCCTGTCGCAGGCCTCGCAGATCCTCGTGCAGGACTCCGAGACGCGCAAGCTCGACACGTACCGCTTCAACGAGGCGTACCTGATGCACACCTCGACCAGCCCGCAGTACTCGATCATCGCCTCGTGCGACGTGGCCGCGGCGATGATGGAAGCGCCGGGCGGCACCGCGCTGGTGGAAGAGAGCATCGCCGAGGCGCTGGACTTCCGCCGCGCCATGCGCAAGGTGGAGCAGGAGTACGTCGGCACGAATGGCGGCAGCGGCCGCGGCGACGACTGGTGGTTCAAGGTCTGGGGCCCGAACGACCTGTCCGACGAGGGGATCGAGGAGCGCGAGGCCTGGATGCTCAAGGCCAACGAGCGCTGGCACGGCTTCGGCGACCTGGCCGAAGACTTCAACCTGCTCGACCCGATCAAGGCCACCATCATCACCCCGGGCCTGGACGTGGACGGCAAGTTCAGCGAGTCGGGCATCCCGGCCGCGATCGTCACGAAATACCTCGCCGAGCACGGCATCATCGTCGAGAAGACCGGGCTGTACTCGTTCTTCATCATGTTCACCATCGGCATCACCAAGGGCCGCTGGAACTCGCTGGTGACCGAGCTGCAGCAGTTCAAGGACGACTACGACAACAACCAGCCGCTGTGGCGCGTGCTGCCGGAGTTCGTGCGGCAGTATCCGCAGTACGAGCGCATCGGCCTGCGCGAGCTGTGCGACGGTATTCACAGCGTCTACAAGGCCAACGACGTGGCCCGCGTGACCACCGAGATGTACCTCTCCAACATGGAGCCGGCGATGAAGCCGTCGGACGCGTGGGCCAAGATGGCGCACCGCGAGACCGAGCGCGTGGCGATCGACGACCTGGAAGGCCGCATCACCGCCATCCTGCTGACGCCGTATCCGCCGGGCATTCCGCTGCTGATCCCGGGCGAGCGCTTCAACCGGACGATCGTGCAGTACCTGCAGTTCGCACGCGACTTCAACAAGCTGTTCCCGGGCTTCGAAACCGATATCCACGGGCTGGTCGAGGAGGAGATCGACGGTAAGGTGGGGTACTTCGTCGACTGCGTGCGGTAA